One stretch of Nitrospirota bacterium DNA includes these proteins:
- a CDS encoding type II toxin-antitoxin system RelE/ParE family toxin, whose translation MAEFSSLPKQIQKQVDGRIGTLAVSPRPAGVQKLQGSDKVYRLRSGDYRVIYEIDDASKTIILTRIRHRKEAYRNL comes from the coding sequence ATGGCGGAGTTCTCGTCTCTCCCCAAGCAGATTCAAAAGCAGGTGGATGGAAGGATCGGAACCCTTGCCGTGAGTCCGCGCCCGGCCGGCGTACAGAAGCTCCAGGGATCTGATAAGGTGTATCGGTTGCGGTCGGGAGACTACCGAGTCATCTATGAAATCGACGACGCGTCGAAGACAATTATCCTTACGCGAATCCGTCACCGAAAAGAAGCGTATCGCAACCTGTAA